A genomic stretch from Hermetia illucens chromosome 7, iHerIll2.2.curated.20191125, whole genome shotgun sequence includes:
- the LOC119660791 gene encoding adenosylhomocysteinase-like 1 isoform X3: MNDQIVTISLSEAPNLGGHSENNPSITLGTKANSTTVSDSPVTDPGSDTKQDTKQSGALKKSSRYRSRSLSASSTDSYSSASYTGSSSEDDDVSPREKVQKNSKSSSDFCVRNIKQHQFGRREIEIAEQEMPGIMALRKRASDDKPLKNARIVGCTHINAQTAVLIETLVELGATIRWAACNIYSTQNEVAAALAEAGYPIFAWRGETEEDFWWCIDKCVNAENWQPNMILDDGGDATHLMLKKYPAMFKMVKGIVEESVTGVHRLYQLSKSGKLTVPAMNVNDSVTKTKFDNLYSCKESIIDSLKRSTDVMFGGKQVVICGYGEVGKGCAQALKGLGCIVYITEIDPICALQASMDGFRVVKLNEVIRNVDIVVTATGNKNVVIRDHMDKMKNGCIICNMGHSNTEIDVNSLRTPDLTWEKVRSQVDHIVWPDGKRIILLAEGRLVNLSCSSIPSFVVSVTSATQALALIELFNAPQGRYKSDVYLLPKKMDEYVASLHLPTFDAHLTELTDEQAKYMGLNKAGPFKPNYYRY, from the exons CAAGATACCAAACAATCAGGAGCTTTGAAAAAAAGTAGCCGGTACCGGAGTAGATCCCTCTCAGCTTCTTCAACAGATTCATATAGCTCAG CCTCCTATACCGGAAGTAGTTCCGAAGATGATGACGTCTCACCACGGGAAAAGGTtcaaaaaaattcgaaaagtaGCTCAGACTTTTGTGTACGAAATATAAAACAGCATCAGTTTGGCAGGCGAGAAATTGAGATAGCTGAGCAAG AAATGCCTGGAATAATGGCGTTGCGAAAACGCGCCTCGGACGATAagccattgaaaaatgcacggaTTGTTGGATGCACACATATCAATGCTCAGACTGCAGTCCTAATTGAGACCCTAGTGGAACTAGGTGCAACAATACGATGGGCTGCATGTAATATTTATTCCACGCAG AACGAGGTTGCGGCTGCTCTAGCCGAGGCGGGCTACCCCATTTTTGCATGGCGGGGCGAAACTGAAGaggatttttggtggtgcattgaTAAGTGCGTTAATGCCGAAAATTGGCAACCCAATATGATTTTGGATGATGGCGGGGACGCAACACATTTGATGCTTAAAAAATATCCTGCCATGTTCAAAATGGTGAAAGGTATTGTTGAGGAGAGTGTAACTGGCGTCCATCGGTTGTATCAGCTATCTAAGTCCGGAAAGCTAACAGTCCCGGCAATGAACGTTAATGACTCCGTCACCAAAACCAAATTTGATAATCTGTACAGCTGTAAAGAGTCCATTATTGATAG TTTAAAGCGCTCAACGGATGTGATGTTCGGTGGTAAACAGGTGGTGATCTGCGGTTATGGAGAAGTTGGGAAAGGATGTGCTCAGGCCCTGAAAGGACTCGGTTGTATTGTCTATATTACAGAAATTGACCCCATCTGCGCTCTTCAGGCAAG TATGGATGGATTCCGTGTTGTGAAACTAAACGAGGTCATCCGAAATGTTGATATCGTTGTAACGGCAACTGGAAACAAGAACGTTGTAATTCGCGATCATATGGACAAAATGAAAAATGGCTGCATAATTTGCAATATGGGTCATTCAAATACGGAAATTGATGTG aATAGTCTTCGCACTCCTGATCTCACTTGGGAAAAGGTTCGATCGCAAGTTGATCACATTGTATGGCCTGACGGTAAACGTATTATCCTCTTGGCGGAGGGGCGATTGGTGAATCTGTCGTGTTCTAGTATACCGTCATTTGTTGTATCAGTTACATCAGCTACCCAGGCGCTTGCGTTGATTGAACTTTTCAACGCCCCACAAGGGCGGTATAAATCTGATGTGTATTTATTGCCGAAGAAAATGG ATGAATACGTGGCAAGTCTTCATCTTCCGACATTCGATGCACATCTGACGGAACTAACCGACGAACAGGCCAAATACATGGGGCTGAATAAAGCCGGGCCTTTCAAGCCGAACTATTATAG gtattaa